A genomic stretch from Cryomorphaceae bacterium includes:
- the gyrB gene encoding DNA topoisomerase (ATP-hydrolyzing) subunit B, with amino-acid sequence MSEETKKNNGYSSSNIQVLEGLEAVRKRPAMYIGDVGVRGLHHLVYEVVDNSIDEAMGGYCDTIFVAINEDNSITVEDNGRGIPVDYHEKEKKSALEVVMTVLHAGGKFDKDTYKVSGGLHGVGVSCVNALSTDLRVEVHRDGKVYEQEYKIGKPQYDVREIGTTDKHGTIVTFKPDDSIFETTEYSAETLSNRMRELSFLNKGITIHFTDKRNVNEEGEAYSVTYHSEGGLREFVEFLDETREALIAQPIYIEGERGGVPVEVAMMYNTSFSENVFSYVNNINTHEGGTHLAGFRRGLTNQLKKYAEDSGMLSKLKFEIAGDDFREGLTAVISVKVAEPQFEGQTKTKLGNREVTAPVSQAVSEMLANYLEENPADARSIVQKVILAATARHAARKAREMVQRKNVLTGSGLPGKLSDCADKDPAKCELYLVEGDSAGGTAKQGRDRNFQAIMPLRGKILNVEKAMQHKIFENEEIKNIYTALGVRIGTEDDSKALNIEGLRYHKVVIMCDADVDGSHIETLILTFFFRHMKELIEHGYVYIATPPLYLLKKGNTQRYAWSDKERDEIIREIVGEGNETKVGIQRYKGLGEMNAEQLWDTTMNPEFRTLRQVTIDNAIEADRVFSMLMGDDVPPRRQFIEDNAKYANIDA; translated from the coding sequence ATGTCAGAAGAAACGAAGAAAAACAACGGATATTCGTCCAGTAATATCCAGGTACTCGAAGGGCTCGAAGCGGTGCGAAAGCGCCCCGCCATGTACATAGGCGATGTGGGGGTGCGTGGATTGCACCACCTTGTTTACGAGGTTGTAGATAACTCCATTGATGAGGCCATGGGCGGCTACTGCGATACCATTTTCGTGGCAATCAATGAAGACAACTCCATTACGGTAGAAGATAATGGCCGTGGAATTCCTGTTGACTACCACGAAAAGGAAAAGAAATCGGCGCTGGAAGTTGTGATGACCGTACTTCACGCCGGAGGTAAATTCGACAAGGATACCTACAAAGTGTCCGGAGGTCTCCACGGAGTGGGTGTTTCCTGTGTGAATGCGCTTTCAACGGATTTGCGCGTGGAGGTGCACCGCGACGGTAAAGTATATGAGCAGGAATACAAAATCGGAAAACCCCAGTACGATGTGCGTGAGATTGGCACGACCGATAAGCACGGAACCATCGTTACATTTAAACCCGATGATAGCATATTCGAAACCACCGAGTACAGCGCAGAGACTTTGTCTAATCGCATGCGTGAACTCTCTTTTCTCAACAAAGGAATTACCATTCACTTTACCGACAAGCGCAATGTAAACGAAGAGGGTGAGGCCTATAGCGTTACCTATCATTCGGAAGGAGGCCTGCGGGAATTTGTTGAATTTCTGGACGAGACCCGTGAGGCACTGATTGCTCAACCGATCTACATTGAAGGTGAGCGCGGAGGTGTGCCCGTTGAAGTGGCCATGATGTACAACACTTCTTTCTCAGAGAATGTCTTCTCGTATGTCAACAACATTAACACCCACGAAGGTGGAACACACCTCGCCGGATTTCGACGGGGGCTTACCAACCAGCTGAAGAAGTACGCTGAAGATAGCGGAATGCTCAGTAAACTAAAATTTGAAATTGCCGGCGATGACTTCCGTGAAGGTCTTACCGCAGTGATCTCTGTAAAAGTAGCCGAGCCTCAGTTCGAAGGTCAAACCAAAACCAAGCTAGGAAACCGCGAAGTTACTGCACCAGTGAGCCAGGCGGTCAGCGAGATGCTGGCTAACTACCTGGAAGAAAACCCGGCAGATGCGCGATCAATCGTACAAAAAGTAATTCTGGCCGCAACAGCCCGACACGCAGCGCGTAAGGCGCGTGAAATGGTACAACGAAAGAATGTTCTGACCGGCTCAGGATTGCCCGGTAAACTTTCTGACTGTGCCGATAAAGACCCCGCAAAATGTGAGTTGTATCTTGTGGAGGGAGACTCTGCAGGTGGAACTGCCAAGCAAGGTCGCGACCGAAACTTTCAGGCCATTATGCCACTTCGCGGTAAAATCCTGAATGTGGAAAAGGCCATGCAACACAAGATTTTCGAGAATGAGGAAATCAAAAATATCTACACAGCCCTGGGGGTGCGCATTGGTACCGAAGACGATAGCAAAGCACTGAACATTGAAGGTCTGCGCTACCACAAAGTGGTAATCATGTGTGACGCCGACGTGGACGGTAGCCACATCGAAACCCTGATTCTTACGTTCTTTTTCCGCCACATGAAGGAATTGATTGAGCACGGATATGTGTACATCGCGACGCCACCGCTTTATTTGCTCAAAAAGGGTAACACGCAACGTTATGCGTGGTCTGACAAAGAGCGCGATGAAATTATTCGTGAAATTGTAGGTGAAGGCAATGAAACCAAAGTGGGTATTCAGCGATACAAGGGTCTTGGAGAGATGAATGCAGAGCAACTTTGGGATACCACGATGAATCCAGAGTTCCGCACATTACGCCAGGTTACCATCGACAACGCCATTGAGGCCGACCGCGTGTTCTCCATGCTGATGGGCGACGATGTTCCGCCGCGCCGTCAGTTTATTGAAGACAACGCCAAGTACGCCAACATCGACGCATAG